Genomic segment of Umezawaea sp. Da 62-37:
GGCACGCTCACCGCGAGGCTCCAGGCCAGCTGCTCGCCCAACGACGGCGCTCCGCCGAACGTGAACGCTCCCATGCTGTTGATCAGCACGGTCATCCCGAGCGCGCCGAGGACGACGGACAGCGCGATCCACACGTCCTGGCGCTGCTGGGCGGGGGTGGGCCCCTGGCGGCGCCACTCGGCCCACCGGGGCTCCACGGGGGCCGTGGTGACCATGACCCACAACCTAACAAGCGGGTGGCCGGTGCCGTGACCACGATCCTCGCCGGAGGGTTCCCGCCCGGTCGACGGTAGGAACAGGGCGGCGCCGGGGACACCGGCCCATCCGCGGGTGGACCTCGGGTGGACCGCCGGTGGACCGGCCGGTCGGACACTGGCGCCGTCGTTCCACGGAGGGGTTGGAACGAACGCCGGGGAGCACCGGCGGTGGATCCTGGGGGTACCCACCGGGTGCTCGGGGCCGCCCGTCGGGGGGCGGGCGGCCCGGCCCTCCGATCAGCTCAGCGCGGACAGCCGGGTGTCGTGCGGGACACCGATCGTGGTCAGCAGGTGGTCGGCGTTGAGCGCGTGCCGGTCCGCGCCGGTCGGGTCGCCGTCCCGCGCGGCCGCTTCGGCGAGCAGCAGCAACGCCCTGGCCTCGCCCAGGCGGTGCCCGGTCTCGATGTGGACGTGCCGCGCGCGCTCGGCGTGCTCGGCGCCCGCCCGGTGGTCGCCGAGGCCCAGGTGGACCGCGGCGAGGGCGGCCAGCGCCTGGGCCTGGTGGTGCCGGTGGCCGGTGTGGAGGGCGAGGTCGAGCGCCGCGGTGGCGTCCTGCGCGGCACGGGCGAAGTCGCCCCGGTGGCGGTGCACCGCCACCAGCCCGAGCAGCGCGTCGATCCGGCCCTGCAAGTAGCGCGAGTGGTCGGCGGCGGTGAGCGCGCGCCGGTGCAGCACCTCGGCGTCGTCGAACCGCGACCGCAGGGAATGCACCACCCCGAGGGAGTTCTGCGTGTCGACGCCGATGCCGTGGTGCCCGTTGGCCACCTCCACGGCCTCGGTGAGCAGGACCGACGCGCGGTCGAGGTCGCCGAGCAGGGCCGCCAGGCGGGCGCGCAGGTCCAGGTACCACGCCGTCTCGTAGTGCACCGGGACGACCTTGACGTGCGAGGCCAGCACGTCGAGCAGGTCGGCCGCCTTCCCGAGGTCGCCCACGTGCAGGTGGACCTCGGCCAGCGCCAGCAGCGCCTCCCCGCGGGTCCGGTCGTTGCCGGACGCGTCCTGCGCGGCCAGCGCCCTGGCGAGGTGGCGGACGGCCTCGGCGGGACGGCCGAGCTTGAACGCGGTGGTCCCCAGGTTGATCAGGACGACACCCTCCTGCACCAGGCAGGCCTGCTCCCGGCCGGAGATCTCCTCGGCCCGGCGCAGGTGGTCGAAGGCCAGCGCCAGCGGACCGGTGTAGAAGTGCAGCAGGCCGAGGTTGGACAGCGCGGTGGCCGTGCCCAACGGCCACTGCGCGGTGACCGACCACTCCAGCGCCGTCTGGAAGTACCCGATCGCCGAGGTGTACTCGCCCCGGATCAGGTCGAGCAGCCCGGCGCTGTTGTTCGTCGCGAACCGCGCGTGCGGGTGGTCGTCGGCCTCCGCGGCGCGCAGGCAGGACCGGACGACGGTCGCCCACTGCGCGGTGTTGCCCCGCAGGAAGAAGCCCTTCGCCGCCTCCGCCACCTGCCAGGCCAACCGGTGGCGACCGGTGGCCGTGGCGAGGTCCACGACCGCCGCGAGGTCGGGCGCCTCCGCCGTGAACCAGTCCAGGGCGGCCGCGGGGCCGTCGAAGGACAGGGGCGCGCGGGTGTGCCGCTCCAGGGCGCCGGGCAGCCGGACCCGGCCGGTGTCCAGGGCGTCCGCCGCGGTCTCCGCCGTGGCCGCGTACCAGGTCAGCAGGCGCTCCAGCGGCTCGTGCCCGTCCTGGGCGGCACGGGCGGCGGCGTGCAGGCGGAGCAGTTCGTGCAGGGCGTAGCGGCCGGGCGCGGGCTGGTCGAGCAGGTTCGCCGCGACCAGGTCCCGCAGCCCGTGCTCGGCCGCGGCGAGGTCCACGTCCGCGAGCGCGGCGACGGCCCGCGCGGTGACGTCGGGTCCGGGAACCAGCCCGATGAGCCGGAACACCCGCTGTGCCGACGGGGTGCGCGCCGCGTAGGACAGGTCGATGGCGGGGCCGACCGCGGCTGTCGGGTCGCCGTGCAGCTCCAGGGCCGCGAGCCGGTCTCCGGTGCGCAGGGCCGCGGTGTAGTCGCCGATGGGCCGGTCCGGCTGGGCCGCCAAGTGCGCGGCGGCGATGCGCAGGGCGAGCGGCAGGCCGCCGCACAGCGCGACCAGCTCGGCGGCCGCTCCGGGCTCGGCGGCGACGCGCGTCCGGCCGACGACCCGGTCCAGCACGGCCCTGGCGTCCTCGGCGTCGAGCGCGCCGAGCCGCTGCTGCCGGGCGCCCTCGTGGACCACCAGGCCGTCGAGCCTGTTGCGGCTGGTGACGAGCACCGTGCAGGCCGCCGTGCCCGGTAACAGCGGGCGGACCTGCCCCACGTCCACGGCGTCGTCGAGCA
This window contains:
- a CDS encoding BTAD domain-containing putative transcriptional regulator — encoded protein: MRLRVLGALDLVDVDGTRVTPAAGKQRVLLALLLLHADEWVSVDRLVDALWGDAPPVSAAGNLKTYVWKLRRLVGDDRIVHDRNGYRVRVTRAELDVSVFEDLVAEGRRARPERAVEVLGEALELWRGDPFEELSGSVVDAVRARLAEQRLTAHEHLASALVALGRHDDAIAALRELVTEHPFREHLRGILISALHEAGRSAEALEVYEEARAVLDAELGLLPGAELRRLHAAVLNQDAPARTEAPIAQLPAAPRGFVGRDEAQRALDVEPDEAGAVHVLTGTAGVGKSALALHWAHRNRARFPDGQLFVNLRGHSAGAPLTARQALEELLQALDVDPTRRPAGVDGAAGAYRSALADRRVLVLLDDAVDVGQVRPLLPGTAACTVLVTSRNRLDGLVVHEGARQQRLGALDAEDARAVLDRVVGRTRVAAEPGAAAELVALCGGLPLALRIAAAHLAAQPDRPIGDYTAALRTGDRLAALELHGDPTAAVGPAIDLSYAARTPSAQRVFRLIGLVPGPDVTARAVAALADVDLAAAEHGLRDLVAANLLDQPAPGRYALHELLRLHAAARAAQDGHEPLERLLTWYAATAETAADALDTGRVRLPGALERHTRAPLSFDGPAAALDWFTAEAPDLAAVVDLATATGRHRLAWQVAEAAKGFFLRGNTAQWATVVRSCLRAAEADDHPHARFATNNSAGLLDLIRGEYTSAIGYFQTALEWSVTAQWPLGTATALSNLGLLHFYTGPLALAFDHLRRAEEISGREQACLVQEGVVLINLGTTAFKLGRPAEAVRHLARALAAQDASGNDRTRGEALLALAEVHLHVGDLGKAADLLDVLASHVKVVPVHYETAWYLDLRARLAALLGDLDRASVLLTEAVEVANGHHGIGVDTQNSLGVVHSLRSRFDDAEVLHRRALTAADHSRYLQGRIDALLGLVAVHRHRGDFARAAQDATAALDLALHTGHRHHQAQALAALAAVHLGLGDHRAGAEHAERARHVHIETGHRLGEARALLLLAEAAARDGDPTGADRHALNADHLLTTIGVPHDTRLSALS